Proteins encoded in a region of the Thermocaproicibacter melissae genome:
- a CDS encoding GH25 family lysozyme, whose product MKKKYSYVFLIISLLFFSLLLFPEKTSSASTTVYGGIDYSPVYNYQYYIAHNPDVAKAFHGDVAKTLQHFVQHGMSEGRRASASFDVHSYYLRYPDLRRWYGKNWKLYFLHYMNHGIKEKRIATGTTKLVGAITVLNGVDYSAVYDYQYYLYHNPDLAKYYKNDDVALLTHFVDHGMSEGRRASASFDVHSYYLRYPDLRRWYGKNWKLYFLHYMNHGKKEKRVATGTTKLVGTITILNGVDYSAVYDYQYYLDHNPDLVKYYKDDDVALLTHFVDHGMSEGRRASASFDVHSYYLRYPDLRRWYGKNWKLYFLHYINHGQKEKRVATGTTKMVGAITTLNGVNYSSVYDYQYYLDHNPDLAKYYKDDDVAMLTHFVNHGMSEGRQASSEFNVTVYRSNYPDLQKWYGDNYVQYYLHYIFHGKKEGREGATPTHNCNGWCVINGKKYYYQNGLYCTGLKIINGKAYYFSSSGVLSSRFGIDVSSYQGQIDWAKVKNDGVEFAMIRIGWGSDESDQDDAYAMRNISECKRLGIPYGVYLFSYAMNETEAASEARHILRLLNGDHPPLGVYLDVENNTWWPKVIKDNSGKITKPAFDPCANKAQVNKDIKIVMDTLKSKGYSGQTGIYSNPNFIRNVLDSNLFTNNKLWLANYRDTLPDYSFAMWQYSNGAGLPQISGISGNVDRDIIIDK is encoded by the coding sequence ATGAAAAAAAAATATAGCTATGTTTTTCTAATCATCAGTCTCTTATTTTTTTCTCTCTTACTGTTTCCAGAAAAGACTTCCTCCGCAAGTACCACAGTATATGGTGGAATCGATTATTCTCCTGTTTATAACTATCAGTATTACATAGCGCACAATCCCGATGTGGCGAAAGCATTTCACGGAGATGTGGCAAAGACCCTACAGCATTTTGTTCAACACGGCATGTCGGAAGGCCGGAGGGCTTCGGCATCGTTTGACGTTCACTCCTATTATCTGCGATATCCGGATTTACGCCGCTGGTACGGAAAGAATTGGAAATTGTATTTTTTGCACTATATGAATCACGGCATAAAAGAAAAACGCATCGCGACCGGTACAACAAAGTTGGTTGGCGCCATCACTGTGTTGAACGGCGTGGACTATTCCGCAGTCTATGATTATCAATATTATCTCTATCATAACCCGGACCTTGCAAAATACTACAAAAACGATGATGTGGCTTTGCTGACGCACTTTGTAGACCACGGCATGTCGGAAGGCCGGAGGGCTTCGGCATCGTTTGACGTTCACTCCTATTATCTGCGGTACCCAGATTTACGCCGCTGGTACGGAAAGAATTGGAAACTGTATTTTTTGCATTATATGAATCACGGCAAAAAAGAAAAACGTGTCGCGACCGGTACAACGAAGTTAGTGGGTACCATCACTATACTAAATGGTGTTGACTATTCCGCAGTCTATGATTATCAATATTATCTCGACCATAATCCGGACCTTGTAAAATATTACAAAGACGATGATGTGGCTTTGCTGACGCACTTTGTAGACCACGGCATGTCGGAAGGCCGGAGGGCTTCGGCATCGTTTGACGTTCACTCCTATTATCTGCGATATCCGGATTTACGCCGCTGGTACGGAAAGAATTGGAAACTGTATTTTTTGCACTATATAAATCACGGCCAAAAAGAAAAACGCGTTGCGACCGGTACAACGAAGATGGTTGGTGCCATCACGACGCTGAACGGCGTCAACTATTCCTCAGTTTACGATTATCAATATTATCTCGATCATAACCCGGACCTTGCAAAATACTACAAAGACGATGACGTGGCTATGCTGACGCACTTTGTAAACCACGGCATGTCAGAAGGACGCCAGGCCTCCTCTGAGTTCAATGTGACAGTATATCGCTCCAATTATCCTGATTTACAGAAATGGTACGGAGATAATTATGTGCAATATTATCTGCACTACATTTTCCATGGGAAAAAAGAGGGCCGAGAAGGAGCCACTCCGACACATAATTGTAACGGCTGGTGTGTTATTAACGGGAAAAAATATTATTACCAGAACGGCCTTTACTGTACGGGCCTAAAAATAATTAATGGAAAAGCTTATTATTTCTCTTCCAGCGGAGTCCTTTCTTCACGATTTGGCATTGATGTATCCAGCTATCAGGGGCAAATCGACTGGGCGAAAGTCAAAAACGACGGAGTCGAGTTTGCCATGATCCGAATCGGGTGGGGCAGTGATGAATCCGATCAAGACGATGCTTACGCTATGCGCAACATTTCGGAATGTAAACGTCTCGGCATCCCTTACGGAGTCTATTTGTTTTCTTATGCGATGAATGAAACCGAAGCCGCAAGTGAGGCAAGGCATATTCTTCGGTTGCTGAACGGGGACCATCCGCCGCTTGGTGTGTATCTTGATGTGGAGAACAATACTTGGTGGCCGAAAGTCATTAAGGATAATTCAGGCAAAATCACAAAGCCTGCATTTGATCCATGTGCAAATAAAGCACAGGTCAACAAGGACATCAAAATCGTTATGGACACTTTGAAAAGCAAAGGATATTCAGGCCAGACCGGAATCTATTCAAACCCGAACTTCATACGAAATGTTTTAGATTCAAACTTGTTTACGAACAACAAACTCTGGCTTGCCAATTACAGGGATACTTTACCCGATTATTCCTTTGCTATGTGGCAATACAGCAACGGGGCCGGCTTACCACAGATTTCTGGGATTTCGGGGAATGTTGACCGTGACATTATCATAGACAAATAA
- the sigK gene encoding RNA polymerase sporulation sigma factor SigK, with product MLCAAIGAALSGLIFFVLHVTGSGSFPRPLTAAEEKDCLERMKHGDESAKAELIEHNLRLVAHIIKKYYSNSADQDDLISIGTIGLIKAVNTFDSSKGIRLSSYAARCIANEVLMYFRSTRKSAQDISINEPIDTDKDGNALTLMDIMSSDDDILEHLDYKIKSEQLRRYITDTLSPREQRIIRLRYGLDDREPLTQREVAQELGISRSYVSRIEKKALMTLYRKFNK from the coding sequence ATGCTGTGTGCCGCAATCGGTGCAGCTCTTTCCGGGCTGATCTTTTTTGTGCTTCATGTCACAGGTTCCGGTTCTTTTCCGAGACCTCTCACTGCAGCGGAAGAAAAAGATTGTTTGGAGCGAATGAAGCACGGGGACGAATCCGCGAAGGCGGAATTGATTGAACACAACCTGCGTCTTGTGGCTCACATCATCAAAAAATATTATTCCAACTCGGCCGATCAAGACGACCTTATCTCCATCGGAACCATCGGGCTGATTAAAGCCGTCAACACGTTTGACAGTTCAAAGGGAATCCGTCTTTCCAGCTATGCGGCAAGGTGTATTGCCAATGAAGTCCTCATGTATTTCCGCTCCACACGGAAGAGCGCACAGGACATCTCCATCAATGAGCCGATTGACACCGACAAAGACGGCAATGCTCTTACCCTTATGGACATTATGTCTTCCGACGATGATATTCTCGAGCATCTTGACTATAAAATCAAATCCGAGCAACTGCGCCGATACATAACGGACACCTTATCTCCACGCGAGCAGCGGATTATCCGCCTGCGCTACGGGCTTGATGACCGCGAACCGCTGACGCAACGTGAAGTGGCGCAAGAACTCGGCATCTCACGTTCGTATGTTTCACGCATCGAAAAAAAAGCATTGATGACCCTTTACCGAAAATTCAACAAATAG
- a CDS encoding glycosyltransferase family 4 protein produces the protein MKILVVCQHYKPEPFRIADLCESLVKDGHEVTVVTGVPNYPEGKIYAGYEKKQNRNETLNGVKIHRCFTIPRKSGVFFRVLNYYSFSLSSQHYLSRFEEDFDVVFVYQLSPVMMASGALKYAKKHRKKVVLYCLDLWPESLIAGGIRKNSLIYKIFLHKSRRIYSRADTLLMASQSFESYFRETLKISDHNLQYLPQYAENVFDKIPMHSTHEPPYNFLFAGNIGGMQSVETIVEAARMLSSNEKIKIHVVGSGSEYSRCKALAEGLPNITFYGRQDIEKMPSFYTMADAGLVTMKADPVISLTIPGKVQSYMAAGLPVIGAIDGETVTVVNKANCGICVPSGDAAGLADTMRRLADNPESLVEYGRNARLYYQKTFRKQIFMEHLLKVLTACANSE, from the coding sequence ATGAAGATCCTCGTCGTATGCCAGCATTATAAGCCGGAACCCTTTCGGATTGCGGATCTTTGCGAATCGCTTGTAAAAGATGGACATGAAGTCACTGTGGTAACTGGGGTTCCCAATTACCCAGAAGGAAAGATTTATGCCGGATATGAAAAAAAACAAAATCGAAACGAAACTCTGAACGGTGTCAAAATCCATCGCTGCTTCACAATTCCGAGAAAAAGCGGTGTATTTTTTCGTGTACTGAACTATTACAGTTTTTCTCTTTCATCGCAGCACTATTTATCCCGGTTTGAAGAAGATTTTGACGTGGTTTTCGTGTACCAGCTGTCACCAGTCATGATGGCCAGCGGCGCTTTGAAATATGCCAAAAAACACAGAAAAAAAGTTGTCTTGTATTGTCTTGATTTGTGGCCGGAGAGTCTGATTGCCGGTGGTATACGAAAAAACTCATTGATTTATAAAATTTTTCTACACAAATCCCGTCGGATTTATTCGCGCGCCGATACCCTTTTAATGGCTTCGCAGAGTTTTGAATCTTATTTTAGGGAAACATTAAAAATTTCAGATCACAATTTACAATATTTGCCTCAGTATGCCGAAAATGTATTCGACAAAATCCCAATGCACAGCACTCATGAGCCTCCTTATAATTTCTTGTTTGCGGGAAATATTGGCGGAATGCAGTCTGTGGAGACCATTGTAGAAGCAGCGCGTATGCTGTCATCCAACGAGAAAATCAAAATACATGTTGTCGGCAGCGGTTCTGAATACTCGCGCTGCAAAGCGTTGGCAGAAGGGCTTCCAAATATCACTTTCTACGGCAGACAGGATATTGAAAAAATGCCTTCCTTCTATACCATGGCGGATGCCGGGCTTGTAACCATGAAAGCAGATCCCGTAATTTCTCTTACGATTCCCGGTAAAGTGCAGTCTTACATGGCGGCGGGTCTGCCTGTGATTGGTGCCATTGACGGGGAAACCGTCACGGTTGTTAACAAAGCGAATTGTGGCATTTGCGTGCCTTCCGGTGACGCCGCGGGGCTGGCAGATACGATGCGCCGTTTAGCGGATAACCCAGAGTCTCTGGTAGAGTATGGGCGCAATGCTCGTCTTTATTACCAAAAGACGTTTCGCAAACAGATATTCATGGAACACTTGTTAAAAGTATTAACCGCTTGCGCAAATTCTGAGTGA
- a CDS encoding nucleoside-diphosphate sugar epimerase/dehydratase — translation MFEGKTLMITGGTGSFGHAVLRRFLNTDIGEIRIFSRDEKKQDDMRHELQSKYQQAYEKVKFFIGDVRDLASVKNAMYGVDYIFHAAALKQVPSCEFFPLEAVKTNVIGTDNVLSAAIDAGVKAVICLSTDKAAYPVNAMGTSKAMMEKVIVSKSRTVSPDKTKICCTRYGNVLCSRGSVVPLWIEQIKHGNPITITEPSMTRFIMTLDEAVDLVLFAFEHGESGDILVQKAPACTIGVLAQAVKELFHVDSETRIIGIRHGEKMYETLLTSEECVHAIDMGNFFRVPCDKRDLNYDKYFTQGTPKQCTLKRFDSNNTVILDVEQVKQKLLTIKYIQDELAAWEAR, via the coding sequence ATGTTTGAAGGAAAAACGTTAATGATTACGGGTGGCACAGGCAGTTTCGGCCACGCGGTGCTGCGTAGATTTTTGAATACCGACATTGGTGAAATCCGCATTTTCTCCCGTGATGAGAAAAAACAGGATGATATGCGGCATGAACTGCAGTCGAAATATCAGCAGGCTTACGAGAAGGTTAAGTTCTTTATCGGCGATGTTCGTGACCTGGCGTCTGTGAAAAACGCAATGTACGGTGTGGATTATATTTTCCACGCTGCGGCTTTGAAACAGGTCCCTTCCTGTGAGTTCTTCCCGCTGGAAGCCGTAAAAACGAATGTGATTGGCACGGATAACGTGCTGTCAGCGGCGATTGACGCTGGCGTTAAGGCCGTAATTTGCCTCTCCACCGACAAAGCAGCTTACCCGGTTAATGCCATGGGTACCTCCAAAGCTATGATGGAAAAAGTCATCGTAAGCAAAAGCAGAACCGTTTCACCGGATAAGACAAAAATTTGCTGCACCCGCTACGGTAATGTACTTTGCTCAAGAGGCAGTGTGGTTCCACTTTGGATTGAACAAATAAAACACGGAAATCCCATCACTATCACCGAACCAAGCATGACACGCTTTATCATGACGCTCGACGAGGCAGTAGACTTGGTTCTATTTGCCTTTGAACATGGCGAAAGCGGCGATATTCTCGTACAGAAGGCACCCGCCTGCACCATCGGTGTTCTTGCACAGGCAGTCAAGGAATTGTTCCATGTGGATTCCGAAACCCGCATAATCGGAATCCGCCACGGCGAAAAAATGTACGAAACATTGCTGACGAGCGAAGAATGTGTCCATGCTATCGATATGGGGAATTTCTTCCGTGTTCCCTGCGATAAGCGCGATTTAAATTATGACAAATACTTTACGCAAGGAACCCCAAAACAATGCACATTAAAGAGGTTCGACTCAAATAATACGGTGATACTGGATGTGGAACAGGTAAAGCAAAAGCTCCTTACGATTAAGTACATTCAAGATGAATTGGCTGCATGGGAGGCCAGATGA
- a CDS encoding capsular polysaccharide biosynthesis protein CapF: MKILITGAGGFIGRNLLSALNEIKLGHDQREDHAICDPSELTLYAYDINNDLNELNQCCADCDFVFNLAGVNRPKDNSEFMKGNFGFANTLLEMLKAHGNTCPVMFASSIQASLKGRYAGSEYGKSKKAGEELFFEYSRQTGAPVFVYRFPNVFGKWCRPNYNSAIATFCYNIANDLPIHVNDPSVEMDVVYIDDIIEEMIRALQGKANRQPDGYCVVPVHYHTTLGFIADTIRSFPKLRETLGVPQLDDELTRKLYATYLSYLPPSKFIYDLKMHCDSRGSFTEILRTADRGQFSVNISRPGITKGNHWHHSKNEKFVVVHGEALIQLRRIGRQQDGSPYPVEQFRVSGDHLQVVEMIPGYTHNIVNLSQSEDLVTLIWADEPFDASKPDTFFQEV; this comes from the coding sequence ATGAAAATTCTGATCACCGGTGCCGGTGGATTTATCGGGCGAAATCTGTTGTCTGCTCTCAATGAGATTAAGTTGGGACATGATCAGCGCGAGGATCACGCAATTTGTGATCCGTCGGAATTAACGCTGTATGCCTATGATATCAATAATGACCTGAATGAACTGAATCAGTGTTGTGCTGATTGTGATTTTGTATTTAATCTGGCTGGTGTCAACCGTCCAAAAGATAACAGTGAGTTCATGAAGGGGAATTTCGGGTTCGCAAACACACTACTCGAAATGTTGAAAGCACACGGCAATACTTGTCCTGTGATGTTTGCAAGTTCTATTCAGGCTTCTTTGAAAGGCCGGTATGCGGGCAGCGAATACGGAAAAAGTAAAAAGGCAGGAGAGGAGCTGTTTTTTGAATACAGCCGCCAGACCGGTGCTCCAGTATTCGTTTATCGGTTCCCCAACGTATTTGGTAAGTGGTGCCGTCCCAACTACAATTCGGCTATTGCTACCTTCTGTTACAACATAGCTAACGACCTTCCCATCCATGTAAACGACCCTTCCGTTGAGATGGATGTCGTTTACATTGATGATATTATAGAAGAGATGATCCGCGCACTTCAGGGCAAAGCAAACCGCCAGCCGGACGGGTACTGCGTTGTTCCCGTACATTACCATACAACATTAGGTTTTATTGCTGATACCATCCGTTCTTTCCCAAAACTGAGAGAAACGCTGGGCGTACCGCAGCTAGACGATGAGCTGACGAGAAAACTGTACGCCACGTATCTAAGCTATCTTCCACCTTCCAAATTCATTTATGATTTGAAGATGCATTGTGATTCGCGAGGCAGCTTTACGGAAATTCTTCGCACTGCCGATCGGGGGCAATTTTCCGTCAATATCTCACGCCCAGGTATTACAAAAGGCAACCACTGGCATCACTCGAAAAACGAAAAATTCGTCGTCGTTCATGGTGAGGCATTGATTCAGTTGCGCCGGATCGGTCGCCAGCAAGACGGCAGTCCGTATCCCGTTGAGCAGTTCCGCGTCTCCGGAGACCATTTGCAGGTGGTTGAAATGATTCCGGGCTATACACACAACATCGTCAATCTGTCGCAAAGCGAAGATCTCGTTACCCTTATATGGGCCGATGAGCCATTTGACGCCAGCAAACCTGAT